A portion of the Glycine max cultivar Williams 82 chromosome 10, Glycine_max_v4.0, whole genome shotgun sequence genome contains these proteins:
- the LOC100803072 gene encoding uncharacterized protein: MFLKSVDGSDFLKTSEKIFELLDAIVEEVGEESVVQVVTDNGSNYVLEGKLLEEKRKHIYWTPCATYCIDLMLEDIGKLPLIRKTIRREINLVGFIYTHSSILSLLRNFINKRELVRHAITRFATSYLTLERLHKEKTNIRKMFTSDEWTLNKLSKEPKGKEAAKVVLMPFFWNSVVYTLKVMAPLVKVLRLVDGEKKPAMGYIYEAMDKAKETIIKSFNNNESKYKDVFAIIDKRWNFLLHRPLHAAAHFLNPKFFYDNTDLEFDFEVTNGLFECIKKLIPQFDVQQKILTELHLYKIGAEHFGFDFAMAQRKTHSPTYWWRMFGSQTPNLQKLAIKILSLTSSVSGCERNWSVFEQAMVVGSSSRKQKAVQENDEDLDFEENIDLESEEEEIMVNFEASDGEEGEGDAPLPYDNNEDDYVGIGEDD, encoded by the exons ATGTTTTTGAAGTCTGTTGATGGCTCTGATTTTTTAAAGACAAGTGAAAAGATTTTTGAGTTGCTTGATGCCATTGTGGAGGAAGTTGGAGAAGAGAGTGTTGTTCAAGTTGTAACCGATAATGGGAGCAACTATGTTTTAGAGGGTAAGTTGTTAGAGGAGAAAAGGAAACATATTTATTGGACTCCTTGTGCAACTTATTGTATTGATTTGATGCTTGAAGATATTGGGAAGCTTCCCTTGATAAGGAAGACAATTAGAAGGGAAATTAATCTAGTTGGGTTTATCTATACCCATTCTAGTATCTTAAGTTTGTTgagaaattttataaacaagAGGGAATTGGTGAGACATGCTATAACTAGATTTGCCACTTCTTATCTAACCTTAGAAAGGCTCCATAAAGAGAAAACTAATATTAGAAAGATGTTTACTTCTGATgaatggaccttgaacaagctatCTAAGGAGCCTAAGGGAAAAGAAGCTGCAAAGGTAGTGCTCATGCCTTTTTTTTGGAATAGTGTGGTTTACACTCTTAAAGTCATGGCTCCACTTGTGAAAGTGCTTCGTCTTGTGGATGGTGAAAAGAAACCAGCCATGGGCTATATTTATGAAGCAATGGACAAggcaaaagaaacaattatcaAGTCTTTCAACAACAATGAAAGCAAGTATAAAGATGTGTTTGCAATCATTGATAAAAGATGGAATTTTCTGCTTCATAGGCCATTGCATGCAGCTGCCCACTTCTTAAATCCAAAGTTCTTTTATGACAACACTGacttggagtttgattttgaggtCACCAATGGTTTGTTTGAGTGCATTAAGAAGTTAATTCCACAATTTGATGTGCAACAGAAAATTCTAACCGAGTTGCATCTTTACAAGATTGGTGCTGAACACTTTGGTTTTGACTTTGCAATGgctcaaaggaaaacccattctcCTA CATATTGGTGGCGAATGTTTGGGTCACAAACTCCAAATTTGCAGAAGCtagctattaaaattttgagtttgaCTTCCAGTGTTTCAGGATGTGAAAGAAATTGGAGTGTGTTTGAGCAA GCAATGGTTGTTGGATCTTCATCAAGGAAGCAAAAAGCAGTCCAAGAAAATGATGAGGATCTAGATTTTGAGGAGAATATTGATCTTgaatctgaagaagaagaaatcatggTCAATTTTGAGGCATCTGATGGggaagagggagagggagatgcTCCATTACCATATGATAATAACGAAGATGATTATGTTGGGATTGGAGAAGATGATTAG